The Acidimicrobiia bacterium genome contains a region encoding:
- a CDS encoding NAD(P)H-dependent glycerol-3-phosphate dehydrogenase: MNMAVIGAGSWGTTVAALAARRQPVTLWARRPELADAINHGENPDYLAGFRLPYGLRASTDLEHAVSAVEVIVMAVPSHGYRAVMSDLASFVDDDTPILSLTKGIEQESLKRMSEVTLEVLPTHDPARVGVLTGPNLANEIMQGQPAATVIAMEDLEVAGLLQQAFMDPTFRVYTNRDVVGCETAGALKNVMAIAAGMARGLGLGDNTLAALITRAIAELTRLGETLGGEPATFAGLAGVGDLIATCMSSQSRNHRVGVELARGRSLDQIIEDMRMVAEGVKTTRAVLDLGAKVGVETPIAEQVGRVLYDGVHPREAVLALMTRQAKREV, from the coding sequence ATGAATATGGCCGTAATCGGAGCGGGTTCTTGGGGTACAACGGTGGCGGCGCTCGCAGCTCGCAGACAGCCGGTCACATTGTGGGCACGACGACCTGAACTCGCCGACGCGATCAACCATGGGGAGAACCCGGACTATCTCGCCGGGTTCCGCCTCCCCTACGGCCTGCGCGCCTCGACCGACCTCGAACATGCCGTGTCGGCGGTTGAGGTCATCGTCATGGCGGTACCTTCGCACGGCTATCGGGCGGTCATGAGCGATCTGGCTTCGTTCGTCGACGACGACACGCCGATACTGAGCCTCACCAAGGGAATCGAGCAAGAGTCCCTGAAACGAATGAGCGAGGTGACGTTGGAGGTGCTCCCGACGCACGATCCGGCCAGAGTCGGCGTGCTGACGGGACCCAATCTCGCCAACGAGATCATGCAGGGCCAGCCTGCCGCCACCGTCATCGCCATGGAGGATCTAGAGGTCGCCGGCCTGCTACAGCAGGCGTTCATGGATCCGACCTTTCGGGTCTATACGAATAGAGACGTGGTCGGATGCGAGACGGCGGGCGCACTCAAGAATGTGATGGCGATCGCGGCAGGCATGGCGCGCGGGCTCGGACTCGGTGACAACACCCTGGCCGCCCTCATCACTCGCGCCATCGCCGAGCTCACCCGTCTCGGCGAGACACTCGGCGGTGAGCCGGCCACGTTCGCCGGCCTGGCAGGAGTAGGCGACCTGATCGCCACCTGCATGAGTTCCCAGAGCAGAAATCATCGGGTGGGTGTTGAGCTTGCCAGAGGTCGCTCGCTGGATCAGATCATCGAGGACATGCGGATGGTCGCCGAAGGGGTCAAGACGACCAGAGCCGTGCTCGATCTCGGAGCGAAGGTGGGAGTCGAAACGCCCATCGCCGAACAGGTCGGCCGGGTCCTGTACGACGGGGTACATCCACGCGAAGCAGTGCTGGCGCTCATGACCCGGCAGGCAAAACGCGAGGTCTGA
- a CDS encoding cytochrome c, which translates to MRKTITAILLVATITAGCSSNLAEDASGAEIYSTLCSRCHGGDLSGGIGPALGAGSDLVDQPDAYLVQTISVGLGRMPGFGFNLSEAQIERVADYLRSQQESG; encoded by the coding sequence GTGAGAAAGACGATCACAGCGATTCTCCTGGTGGCGACGATCACAGCCGGTTGCTCTTCGAACCTGGCAGAGGACGCCTCCGGAGCTGAGATCTACTCGACACTCTGTAGTCGCTGTCACGGAGGTGACCTGTCCGGAGGAATCGGTCCGGCTCTGGGGGCAGGGAGCGATCTCGTCGACCAGCCGGATGCGTACCTTGTGCAGACGATCTCGGTCGGCCTGGGGCGGATGCCCGGCTTCGGGTTCAACCTGTCTGAAGCCCAGATCGAGCGGGTCGCCGACTACCTTCGCTCTCAGCAAGAGTCCGGCTAG
- a CDS encoding AI-2E family transporter, giving the protein MTDSELVNVPRWFRRGVWYAISAVLLTAGVLWLLSRVTGLFLALLMAVFVSFALEPAVKYLAGRGWSRGVATGIVFIVTGVLFVAFVAIMVPAIVDQGTAFAEDLPDYVDEVTSALDEWLDITIAESMFEGGSPDFAALLSDYGSDVASGLLGFGSALLGAVITGLTVALFAFYMVAEGPKFRRVVLRVFRPDRQREMLRIWEIAVEKTGGYVYSRLLLAAASALIAWIALRILGIPNALALAIWVGVVSQFVPAVGTYIAAVLPVLAAFFESPVKALWVLVVLIAYQQIENYLLAPRITARTMSLHPAVAFGSAIAGIGVLGALGAVIALPTAAIIQAVISGYLELHPFVDEPGAVS; this is encoded by the coding sequence ATGACGGATTCCGAACTCGTGAACGTTCCCCGGTGGTTCCGCCGGGGTGTCTGGTACGCCATTTCCGCAGTCCTCTTGACGGCAGGGGTTCTGTGGCTTCTCTCCAGGGTGACCGGGCTGTTCCTGGCCTTGCTCATGGCGGTCTTCGTATCGTTTGCCCTCGAACCCGCCGTCAAGTACCTCGCAGGGCGCGGCTGGAGTCGCGGAGTGGCAACGGGCATCGTGTTCATCGTCACCGGCGTACTCTTCGTCGCCTTTGTCGCCATCATGGTTCCGGCCATCGTCGATCAAGGCACCGCCTTCGCCGAGGATCTTCCGGACTATGTCGACGAGGTGACTTCGGCACTCGACGAATGGCTCGATATCACCATCGCCGAGTCGATGTTCGAGGGAGGTTCCCCTGATTTCGCAGCGCTTCTCTCCGACTACGGATCAGACGTGGCATCCGGCCTTCTCGGCTTCGGTTCGGCTCTGCTGGGAGCGGTAATCACGGGCCTGACCGTCGCACTGTTCGCTTTCTACATGGTGGCCGAAGGCCCGAAGTTCAGGCGGGTGGTCCTGCGAGTCTTCCGCCCCGACCGTCAACGGGAAATGCTCCGCATATGGGAGATCGCGGTCGAGAAGACCGGTGGATACGTCTATTCGCGGCTGCTACTCGCAGCTGCGTCGGCCCTCATTGCATGGATAGCGCTGCGCATACTCGGCATCCCGAATGCCCTGGCCCTGGCCATCTGGGTGGGTGTCGTGTCCCAGTTCGTTCCGGCTGTTGGCACCTACATAGCCGCTGTGCTTCCGGTTCTGGCGGCGTTCTTCGAGTCTCCCGTCAAGGCGCTCTGGGTGCTGGTGGTGCTGATCGCCTATCAGCAGATTGAGAACTATCTACTTGCGCCGCGTATCACCGCCCGCACGATGTCGCTTCATCCTGCCGTGGCGTTCGGATCGGCCATTGCCGGCATCGGTGTGCTCGGTGCGCTCGGAGCCGTGATCGCCCTTCCGACGGCCGCCATCATCCAGGCGGTGATTTCCGGTTACCTGGAGCTGCATCCCTTCGTTGATGAGCCGGGTGCGGTTTCCTGA
- the ychF gene encoding redox-regulated ATPase YchF has product MAKIGILGFPNVGKTTLFNALTGLRAPTAPHPFSTTEPNVGVAAVPDEKLERAAAVESSAKIVHAQLELLDVPALAKPGHGGGLAGQFLGRLRDVEALAVVLRAFEDPGVPDEESGVDPVAQAQELLLELALADFDVFDRRKAKIAKEATADPSKRGAADSIASATAVLEAGEALRQHKWEPDAIRAFRDLAPLTMKPAVWVINAAEDADAVSLANAVEEVVPEGDIVVVVSALLEEEAAQLDPEDRAELFEGLGLGEGALSRMVRASYSALGVQSFYTLGPKEAHAWTVRVGAKAPEAAGKIHSDLERGFIRAEIAPIDDVIEAGGWDAAKASGIVKVEGKAYTMSEGDVVLVRFSV; this is encoded by the coding sequence GTGGCAAAGATCGGCATCCTCGGTTTCCCAAACGTCGGCAAAACCACCCTGTTCAACGCGTTGACCGGCTTGAGGGCCCCGACCGCCCCGCATCCGTTCTCAACAACCGAGCCGAATGTGGGAGTGGCGGCGGTTCCGGACGAGAAGTTGGAACGGGCGGCCGCCGTCGAGAGCTCTGCCAAGATCGTGCACGCGCAGCTGGAGCTTCTGGACGTTCCTGCTCTGGCCAAACCGGGTCACGGGGGCGGCCTTGCCGGTCAGTTCCTCGGCCGGCTCCGCGATGTAGAGGCGCTCGCAGTCGTGCTGAGAGCCTTTGAGGATCCCGGGGTACCGGATGAGGAATCCGGCGTCGACCCCGTCGCACAGGCCCAAGAACTGCTCCTCGAGCTGGCCCTTGCCGACTTCGATGTGTTTGACCGCCGCAAGGCCAAGATCGCCAAGGAGGCAACCGCGGATCCCTCCAAACGCGGGGCGGCCGACTCGATCGCGTCGGCCACGGCGGTGCTGGAGGCCGGTGAGGCTCTCCGGCAGCACAAATGGGAGCCGGATGCGATCAGGGCCTTCCGTGACCTGGCTCCGCTCACGATGAAGCCGGCAGTCTGGGTGATCAACGCGGCAGAGGATGCAGATGCGGTCTCGTTGGCCAATGCGGTTGAGGAGGTCGTGCCGGAAGGTGACATCGTTGTCGTGGTGTCCGCGCTACTCGAGGAGGAAGCCGCCCAACTCGACCCCGAAGACAGAGCCGAGCTATTCGAAGGACTGGGGCTGGGGGAAGGTGCGTTGAGCCGCATGGTCCGGGCCTCCTACTCGGCCCTCGGTGTTCAGTCGTTCTACACACTCGGGCCCAAGGAAGCTCATGCCTGGACCGTTCGGGTGGGCGCCAAGGCTCCGGAGGCGGCCGGGAAGATCCATTCGGATCTCGAACGCGGCTTCATTCGTGCCGAGATCGCGCCTATCGACGACGTGATCGAGGCAGGGGGCTGGGATGCCGCGAAAGCATCCGGGATCGTGAAGGTCGAAGGCAAGGCGTACACGATGTCCGAGGGTGACGTGGTTCTGGTTCGGTTCTCGGTGTGA
- a CDS encoding exonuclease SbcCD subunit D: MKFLHTSDWHVGRTIRGRSRADEHKAVLAGIAEVAADEAVDLVLVAGDLFDVSAPSAESERIVYEALLNLAKVAPVVVVAGNHDHPRRLEAVAPLLELGRVTVVALPKRADEGGIVRFPDLDARVALLPFLSQRAIVNVDDLMALDPDQHDGKYAGRLGAIIAKLTDEMHTDQVNIFCSHLTVHGGVMGGGERTAHVFPYAIAAQMFPGSLSYVALGHLHRLQKVPAAAPVWYSGSPMQLDFGEVDDTKGVLVVEAEPGLPATVREVPLAAGRRLIRLRGTLEQIESLAGTTDDAYLKIELDEPARAGLADEVRDLFPFAVDVVLAAQAEGRSRPRVAPRLGRAAPELFREYLEYRNLDDGRLGALFDALLEETYEA, translated from the coding sequence TGGCATGTCGGTCGAACGATAAGAGGGCGAAGCCGTGCCGATGAGCACAAGGCCGTGCTGGCGGGCATCGCCGAAGTGGCGGCAGACGAGGCGGTGGACCTGGTCCTGGTGGCAGGGGACCTGTTCGACGTATCGGCTCCCAGCGCCGAATCGGAACGGATCGTCTACGAGGCGTTGCTGAATCTGGCCAAGGTGGCTCCGGTGGTGGTCGTCGCCGGAAACCACGACCATCCGAGACGGCTCGAAGCCGTCGCCCCTCTTCTCGAGCTGGGAAGGGTGACCGTCGTCGCGCTCCCGAAACGGGCAGACGAGGGTGGGATCGTCCGTTTCCCGGATCTCGACGCGCGGGTGGCGCTTCTCCCTTTCCTCAGCCAGCGAGCCATCGTCAATGTCGACGACCTCATGGCGCTCGATCCCGACCAGCACGACGGCAAGTACGCCGGGCGCCTCGGCGCAATCATCGCCAAGCTCACAGATGAAATGCACACCGATCAGGTCAACATCTTCTGTTCCCACCTCACCGTGCACGGCGGAGTCATGGGCGGAGGCGAACGGACGGCCCACGTCTTCCCCTACGCCATCGCCGCCCAGATGTTTCCCGGTTCGCTGTCGTACGTGGCTCTCGGGCACCTTCACAGGCTTCAGAAGGTGCCTGCTGCAGCGCCTGTCTGGTATTCGGGATCACCGATGCAGCTCGACTTCGGCGAGGTCGATGACACCAAAGGCGTCCTGGTCGTGGAAGCCGAGCCGGGACTACCCGCCACCGTGCGGGAAGTCCCGCTGGCGGCCGGGCGCCGGCTCATCCGGCTGCGCGGGACCCTCGAGCAGATCGAGTCTCTCGCCGGAACTACCGATGATGCGTATCTGAAGATAGAACTCGATGAACCGGCCAGAGCGGGACTGGCCGATGAAGTACGGGACCTGTTCCCGTTCGCGGTCGACGTGGTTCTGGCGGCGCAGGCCGAGGGTCGTTCTCGTCCCAGGGTTGCGCCCCGTCTGGGCAGGGCTGCTCCCGAACTCTTCCGGGAGTATCTCGAGTACAGGAACCTCGACGACGGCAGGCTCGGGGCGTTGTTCGACGCTCTGCTGGAGGAGACCTATGAGGCCTAG
- a CDS encoding CaiB/BaiF CoA-transferase family protein, which produces MGPLAGLTVVEFAGIGPAPFAAMLLADMGAEVIQVDRTAAGSSWIPGFMARGRRRISVDLKHPDGLGLAMRLVERADVVIEGFRPGVAERLGIGPEECLARNARLVYGRMTGWGQEGPLAHTAGHDIDYLAISGALWPIGSGDRPPPPPLNLVGDFGGGAMFLVVGLLAAVHEARVSGIGQIVDASMVDGSALLTTMFHEMRASGLWEDERGANLLDGGAPFYATYATADGGYMAVGALEPRFYAELLDGLGLGEADLPAQMDRSGWSVLRERFALVFAKKTRAEWEAVFGGTDACVSPVLSWEEAPHHPHNVARGLFVTTGEGLMPGPAPRFSRTPGALAGEKSPPGAQTDEILAELGLSPADIEALRVASAVA; this is translated from the coding sequence ATGGGACCTTTGGCCGGCCTCACCGTGGTCGAGTTCGCCGGGATCGGTCCGGCACCGTTCGCGGCGATGCTGCTGGCGGACATGGGCGCAGAGGTAATACAGGTTGATCGAACCGCGGCCGGCTCGAGTTGGATTCCCGGTTTCATGGCGAGAGGCCGGCGTCGCATCTCCGTCGATCTCAAGCATCCCGACGGATTGGGCCTGGCTATGCGGTTGGTGGAAAGGGCGGACGTCGTGATAGAGGGTTTCCGGCCCGGTGTCGCCGAAAGGCTTGGTATAGGCCCGGAAGAGTGCCTGGCCCGGAATGCCCGACTGGTCTACGGGAGGATGACGGGCTGGGGTCAGGAGGGTCCACTTGCCCACACGGCCGGGCACGACATCGACTATCTGGCGATATCGGGCGCGTTGTGGCCGATCGGCTCGGGGGATCGTCCACCTCCGCCTCCCCTCAACCTGGTGGGTGATTTCGGTGGCGGAGCGATGTTTCTGGTGGTCGGTTTGCTGGCCGCAGTCCACGAGGCGCGGGTTTCCGGGATCGGGCAGATAGTCGATGCGTCGATGGTCGACGGCTCCGCCTTGCTGACGACGATGTTTCACGAGATGCGAGCTTCTGGGCTCTGGGAGGATGAGCGAGGGGCCAATCTCCTCGACGGCGGCGCGCCCTTCTACGCGACCTATGCGACGGCGGACGGTGGGTACATGGCGGTCGGGGCTCTCGAACCCCGGTTCTACGCCGAGTTGCTGGACGGGCTCGGCCTGGGCGAAGCCGACTTGCCGGCGCAGATGGATCGGTCGGGATGGTCAGTCCTACGTGAACGATTCGCCCTGGTGTTTGCCAAGAAGACCCGCGCCGAGTGGGAAGCAGTGTTTGGAGGCACCGACGCGTGTGTGAGCCCGGTGTTGTCCTGGGAGGAGGCTCCTCACCACCCGCACAACGTTGCGCGCGGGCTGTTCGTCACCACCGGTGAAGGTCTGATGCCGGGGCCTGCTCCACGATTCTCCCGGACGCCGGGTGCGCTCGCAGGCGAGAAGTCCCCACCGGGTGCACAAACGGACGAGATACTGGCCGAGCTCGGGCTTTCTCCGGCCGACATCGAAGCACTGCGCGTCGCATCCGCGGTGGCCTGA
- a CDS encoding small multi-drug export protein, whose protein sequence is MREEIQQWVESLPIPEPVAVMLLAALPITELRLAIPFARGVLEWSLLPALFWSVLGNLLPVPFILWLLGPVTSWAEAHWSWLHRFLERLFSHTRKRHTARFDRLRDLALVAFVAIPLPVTGAWSGSLAAFVFGVERRRALALIAVGVLVAGVVVSLLVEAGVMLAEG, encoded by the coding sequence GTGCGTGAAGAGATACAACAGTGGGTCGAGAGTCTTCCGATACCGGAACCGGTCGCGGTAATGCTCCTGGCTGCGTTGCCGATCACCGAACTGCGACTGGCCATTCCCTTCGCCAGGGGAGTGCTCGAATGGAGTCTGCTGCCGGCTCTCTTCTGGTCGGTGCTCGGTAATCTGCTGCCGGTTCCGTTCATCCTGTGGCTCCTGGGGCCCGTTACCTCATGGGCGGAAGCCCACTGGTCGTGGTTGCACCGGTTTCTCGAGAGGTTGTTCTCGCACACCCGCAAACGCCACACTGCCAGGTTTGATCGCCTCCGCGATCTGGCTCTGGTCGCCTTCGTGGCCATTCCTCTCCCCGTCACGGGTGCTTGGTCCGGTTCTCTGGCTGCGTTCGTATTCGGAGTAGAGCGGCGGCGAGCTTTGGCCCTGATTGCGGTCGGGGTGCTGGTCGCAGGTGTTGTCGTATCCTTACTGGTCGAGGCCGGCGTGATGCTGGCGGAAGGTTGA
- a CDS encoding flagellar biosynthesis anti-sigma factor FlgM codes for MADPTEEETPRLSPMTSPEGRAEYVRYLKARIDAGEYFVTPEDIARAVLAQITEKYRF; via the coding sequence ATGGCCGATCCAACCGAAGAGGAGACGCCGCGGCTCAGTCCGATGACCTCGCCCGAAGGCCGTGCGGAGTACGTCCGCTACCTCAAGGCGCGGATCGACGCAGGCGAGTATTTCGTCACTCCTGAAGACATTGCCCGGGCCGTTCTGGCACAAATCACGGAGAAATACCGCTTTTAG
- a CDS encoding SDR family NAD(P)-dependent oxidoreductase yields the protein MRIEGSVALVTGGASGLGRGAAEALAARGGKVAILDLPTSDGAAVAESMGAGAVFVPADVRDTEQVAGAVAGAEAAHGKIDLLVSAAGVVTAHRVVTREGELFPLDRFRFTIEVNLIGMFDVLRRVAGVMSRNEPNEGGERGAIINVASIAAYEGQVGQAAYSASKGGIVGLTLPLARDLAGTGIRVNTIAPGIMDTPMLAGAPQELKDSLAQVHVFPRRLGTADDFAHLAIAVFENPMINGEVIRLDAGARMGPR from the coding sequence GTGCGTATCGAGGGTTCTGTTGCATTGGTCACAGGTGGAGCATCGGGATTGGGCCGGGGTGCGGCTGAAGCGCTGGCGGCGCGAGGCGGCAAGGTCGCCATTCTCGACCTGCCGACGTCGGACGGCGCGGCAGTTGCCGAGAGCATGGGAGCGGGGGCCGTCTTTGTGCCCGCAGATGTGCGCGATACCGAACAAGTCGCCGGGGCCGTAGCCGGGGCCGAGGCGGCCCACGGCAAGATCGATCTCCTCGTCAGCGCGGCCGGAGTCGTGACTGCCCACCGGGTAGTCACCAGGGAAGGTGAACTGTTTCCGCTCGATCGTTTCAGATTCACCATCGAGGTCAACCTGATCGGAATGTTTGATGTGCTTCGTCGGGTCGCCGGCGTCATGAGCCGGAATGAACCGAACGAGGGCGGAGAACGCGGCGCCATCATCAACGTGGCCTCGATAGCAGCCTACGAAGGCCAGGTCGGCCAGGCGGCCTACTCTGCCTCGAAGGGCGGAATCGTCGGCCTCACATTGCCGCTGGCCCGTGATCTGGCCGGCACCGGTATCCGCGTGAACACGATTGCTCCCGGGATCATGGATACGCCCATGCTGGCCGGTGCTCCTCAGGAGCTGAAGGATTCGCTGGCCCAGGTGCACGTATTCCCCCGACGACTGGGCACAGCAGACGACTTCGCGCATCTGGCCATCGCCGTCTTCGAGAACCCGATGATCAACGGTGAAGTGATCAGGCTGGATGCAGGAGCGCGGATGGGTCCGCGCTAG
- the murI gene encoding glutamate racemase — protein MTAIGMFDSGVGGLSVLRETRRLLPDSRIVYVADQAYGPYGDRTLDDVRQRADLITERLTNEGAGMIVIACHTASAAALHYLRERRQPLPVVGIEPAVKPAAERTATRTVGVLATTATFQGELFASVVSRFAAGTKVIARPCPGLADLVETGAERSKIERAVREHLEPFRGRNVDQIVLGCTHYSFLGDLIAELSGVQVVDPAPAVAAQVERVARQNGLDRGGSAALRLLTTGDPYSFRERVTALIGPTGEVAGIDV, from the coding sequence ATGACAGCCATCGGAATGTTCGATTCCGGGGTGGGCGGGCTCTCGGTACTCCGGGAGACACGCCGGCTTCTCCCCGACAGCCGCATCGTCTATGTGGCCGATCAAGCCTATGGACCCTACGGCGACAGAACCCTGGATGACGTCCGGCAGCGCGCCGATCTCATCACCGAGAGGTTGACGAACGAAGGGGCCGGGATGATCGTGATCGCCTGCCACACGGCATCGGCGGCGGCACTCCACTACCTGCGCGAGCGCCGTCAGCCGCTGCCGGTTGTGGGCATCGAACCGGCCGTCAAACCAGCCGCCGAACGTACGGCTACCCGCACGGTCGGCGTGCTGGCCACTACTGCCACCTTTCAGGGCGAACTGTTCGCGAGCGTCGTGTCCCGGTTTGCGGCCGGAACGAAGGTCATCGCCAGGCCGTGTCCGGGACTCGCCGACCTCGTCGAAACGGGAGCCGAGCGGTCGAAGATCGAACGCGCCGTGCGGGAGCACCTGGAGCCCTTCCGGGGACGCAACGTCGATCAGATCGTTCTCGGGTGCACCCACTACTCGTTCCTGGGCGATCTCATCGCCGAATTGTCGGGGGTCCAGGTGGTGGATCCCGCTCCGGCGGTGGCGGCGCAGGTGGAACGGGTGGCGAGGCAAAACGGTCTAGACCGGGGCGGATCAGCGGCGCTCCGGTTACTGACAACCGGGGACCCGTACTCGTTCCGAGAGCGCGTCACCGCCCTCATCGGTCCAACCGGTGAAGTGGCGGGGATCGACGTCTAG
- a CDS encoding SMC family ATPase has translation MRPRRLEVEGFTAFRTKTVVDFDGADLFAFVGPTGSGKSSLVDALLFALYGVVPRLGKSAVEPIISLGKTEARVRFDFSVGEIDYVAARVVRRTKTGATTAEARLEGGPESVMGADEVTHAVEALVGLGFDHFTKCVVLPQGEFAAFLQDTPAKKQELLRELLDLGRIQIVRKLALDRQKVADTTIDLLSVQLEDLGFASEEAMRTAESRRDGLAAVREEIDAAEPTLEEARTAAADATRDAERFRREAALLRAIEMPSDLADLTKIVEQAAAQLKAAQAGAVDAERRRIELEKESGEIPDLAVLARVLDLHARLAGEIEAEAAASEQEKAAGVAAEQAKAASGASDAALATALDRLEEVRRRHAAHSLAEHLEVGAPCPVCRRTVDELPDDESTPDELTEAEALVQQLRERSTAAAAAAVESGEKLASAASRRVEAQRRVAELRESLAGRPEASDSERLMAARRDLDLRLRSAIEVEQEARRSVESARAQERGVGQTIETARRDFDITRDSLAALVPPVAERKHLEEDWTTLVEWAAETARSRVQSAKDLERVAIEARDRIDQQERLVIEKLRGLDLDFDGQRGQRLRDVCVEAVAVAAQEVERIAQARSKAGKLAGERDRHQEQSVVAKTLAQHLAAGGFEGWLMAEALEALVDGANQRLDDLSGGAFSLELEKRDFRIIDHRNADERRSVKTLSGGETFLVSLALALALAEQLASMSVHGVARLESMFLDEGFGSLDSESLDVVAAVIHELGSDGRTIGLITHVKDLAEQVPVRFEVRKGPAGATVERTDG, from the coding sequence ATGAGGCCTAGACGCCTCGAGGTCGAGGGGTTCACCGCCTTCAGGACCAAGACCGTCGTCGATTTCGACGGTGCAGATCTCTTTGCATTTGTCGGCCCGACCGGCAGCGGGAAGTCGAGCCTGGTCGACGCGTTGCTGTTCGCCCTCTACGGGGTGGTGCCGCGGCTCGGGAAATCGGCGGTGGAGCCCATCATCTCACTCGGGAAGACCGAGGCGAGGGTGCGCTTCGATTTCTCCGTCGGCGAAATCGATTATGTGGCCGCGCGCGTCGTGAGGCGCACGAAGACCGGAGCGACCACCGCCGAAGCCCGTCTGGAAGGCGGCCCTGAATCGGTGATGGGCGCCGACGAGGTCACGCACGCGGTCGAGGCGCTGGTCGGACTCGGCTTCGATCATTTCACGAAATGTGTTGTGCTCCCGCAGGGGGAGTTCGCCGCATTTCTGCAAGACACCCCGGCGAAGAAACAGGAACTCCTGCGCGAGCTGCTCGATCTCGGCCGTATCCAGATCGTCAGGAAGCTCGCTCTCGATCGTCAGAAGGTGGCCGATACCACGATCGATCTCTTGTCCGTTCAGTTGGAGGATCTCGGGTTCGCCTCCGAGGAAGCAATGAGAACGGCGGAATCGAGGCGGGACGGCCTGGCTGCCGTCCGTGAGGAGATCGATGCCGCCGAGCCGACCCTCGAGGAGGCACGAACCGCAGCTGCAGATGCGACCCGGGATGCAGAGCGATTCCGGCGTGAAGCGGCTCTGCTCCGGGCGATCGAAATGCCGTCCGACCTCGCCGACCTCACGAAAATCGTGGAGCAAGCGGCCGCACAGTTGAAGGCCGCGCAAGCCGGCGCGGTGGACGCCGAAAGACGGCGCATCGAGTTGGAGAAGGAGTCGGGGGAGATCCCGGACCTCGCCGTGCTCGCACGAGTCCTCGATCTGCACGCCCGGCTCGCCGGAGAAATCGAGGCCGAGGCCGCCGCTTCCGAGCAGGAGAAGGCCGCCGGTGTCGCCGCCGAGCAGGCGAAAGCTGCTTCCGGCGCTTCCGATGCCGCGCTCGCCACGGCGCTCGACCGACTCGAGGAGGTGCGCCGCAGGCACGCGGCTCACAGCCTGGCTGAGCATCTCGAAGTGGGCGCGCCGTGTCCGGTGTGCCGCCGGACCGTTGACGAGCTTCCAGACGACGAGTCAACTCCAGACGAGTTGACCGAGGCGGAAGCTCTCGTGCAGCAGCTCCGCGAGCGGAGTACGGCTGCGGCAGCAGCAGCTGTGGAGAGCGGGGAGAAGCTGGCTTCGGCCGCATCGCGCCGTGTGGAGGCGCAGCGGCGGGTCGCCGAGCTCCGCGAATCTCTGGCCGGTCGGCCGGAGGCGTCCGACAGTGAACGCCTGATGGCGGCTCGGCGGGATCTGGACTTGCGCCTTCGGAGCGCCATCGAGGTGGAGCAGGAGGCTCGCAGGAGCGTCGAATCGGCCCGGGCTCAGGAGCGGGGAGTTGGTCAGACGATCGAAACGGCACGGCGGGATTTCGATATCACGCGCGACAGCCTGGCGGCCCTTGTGCCTCCCGTCGCCGAACGGAAGCATCTCGAAGAGGATTGGACCACCCTGGTCGAATGGGCGGCCGAGACGGCTCGATCCCGTGTGCAGTCGGCGAAGGATCTCGAGCGGGTGGCGATCGAAGCCAGAGACAGGATCGATCAACAGGAGCGACTGGTGATCGAGAAGTTGCGGGGACTGGACCTGGACTTCGACGGTCAAAGGGGTCAGAGACTCCGCGACGTCTGTGTCGAAGCGGTGGCCGTTGCTGCACAGGAGGTCGAGCGGATAGCTCAAGCAAGATCCAAGGCAGGCAAACTCGCCGGGGAACGAGATCGCCATCAGGAGCAGTCTGTGGTTGCGAAGACGCTGGCCCAGCACCTGGCCGCCGGCGGATTCGAGGGCTGGCTGATGGCCGAAGCGCTCGAAGCTCTCGTCGATGGTGCGAATCAACGCCTCGACGATCTATCCGGTGGTGCGTTCTCGCTCGAACTCGAGAAACGCGACTTTCGCATCATCGACCATCGCAACGCCGATGAGCGACGCTCGGTCAAGACTCTGTCGGGCGGTGAGACCTTCCTCGTCTCGCTGGCGCTGGCCCTGGCACTCGCAGAGCAACTGGCTTCGATGTCGGTGCATGGGGTGGCCCGGCTCGAGTCGATGTTCCTCGACGAAGGATTCGGATCCCTGGACTCGGAGTCTCTCGACGTCGTCGCCGCAGTGATCCATGAACTCGGGTCCGACGGTCGCACAATCGGATTGATCACTCACGTGAAAGACCTCGCCGAACAGGTGCCGGTCAGATTCGAGGTTCGCAAGGGCCCGGCCGGAGCCACGGTCGAAAGGACGGACGGATGA
- a CDS encoding flagellar biosynthesis anti-sigma factor FlgM: protein MAEDVSLSWWQRRLDELAQEIRAGSYFVPAEEIAAAILFGRPKWGENPELAKRPNQWSAERATAISR from the coding sequence ATGGCGGAAGACGTAAGCCTCAGTTGGTGGCAGCGCCGGCTCGATGAACTCGCTCAGGAGATCAGAGCCGGCAGCTATTTCGTGCCTGCAGAAGAGATTGCTGCTGCGATTCTCTTTGGGCGGCCGAAGTGGGGGGAGAATCCCGAGCTTGCCAAGAGACCGAACCAATGGTCGGCCGAGAGAGCGACCGCCATTTCACGCTGA